A single region of the Lactobacillus isalae genome encodes:
- the polA gene encoding DNA polymerase I gives MAQKKLLLIDGNSVAFRAFYALYRQLDRFTSPDGLHTNAIFTFKNMLDAIIKQTQPTNVLVAFDAGKVTFRTKMYQDYKGGRQKTPSELSEQLPVIRELLKDLGIKSYELKDYEADDIIGTLSKMGEDAGYTVDIVTGDRDLTQLASDKTTVLITKNGVGDTEAYTPEHMKEVNGVTPTEFIDMKALMGDNSDNYPGVTKVGPKTASRLIQKYGSVEKLYEHVDEMKKSKLKENLINDKDKAFLAKKLATIDRDSPVEITLADTKLQDPNIEDLRNLYERLGFKKFLSELGTSGTDSNKQEIEKYEYLELTKENIVELEKINEKEVTFYLAMLGDNYHLAPIEGFSLKVGNKIYVSKDAVLLQEAPLRQILEDKDIKKNVFDIKRTYVGLHRLDIKSEGLDYDMLLASYLVNNENNSNDLGEVAHLYDDYSVKTDLEIYGKGKKQAVPEDDEFFEHLAAKVAVIEKLKEPLLAKLKDHEQDDLYETIEIPVAFVLAKMEITGIKVEASVLNQLGNEFAIKLQELEQKIYQQAGEEFNLNSPKQLGHILFEKLNLPPIKKTKTGYSTSVEVLEQLKMKSPIVSEILDYRQIAKIQNTYVKGLLDCIQPDSRIHTRYLQTLTATGRLSSVDPNLQNIPTRTDEGKQIRKAFVPSTKDGYIFSCDYSQVELRVLAHVSGDEHMQEAFKSGYDIHAHTAMKIFHLDSPDEVTPLMRRHAKAVNFGIVYGISEYGLSKNLGISRKQAKTFIENYFEQYPQIKDYMDEAIKKARENGYAETIMHRRRYLPDIHSKNFNVRSFAERTAINSPIQGSAADIIKIAMINMQKKLDELHLKTKMVLQVHDELIFDVPKEELDTIKKIVPDVMQSAVKLDVPLIADSNWGHNWYDAK, from the coding sequence ATGGCACAAAAGAAATTACTTTTAATTGACGGGAATTCAGTGGCCTTTCGTGCCTTTTATGCTTTATACCGTCAACTTGACCGTTTTACTAGTCCAGACGGTTTGCATACAAATGCAATTTTTACTTTTAAAAATATGCTAGATGCAATTATAAAGCAGACTCAGCCGACTAATGTATTAGTAGCCTTTGATGCAGGAAAAGTTACTTTTAGAACTAAAATGTATCAAGACTATAAAGGTGGTCGACAAAAGACTCCAAGTGAATTATCAGAGCAATTACCTGTAATTCGCGAATTGCTTAAAGACTTAGGAATAAAAAGTTACGAACTAAAAGATTATGAAGCAGATGATATTATTGGGACTCTTTCGAAAATGGGAGAGGATGCAGGATATACAGTTGATATTGTTACCGGAGACCGTGATTTAACTCAGCTTGCTTCTGATAAAACTACTGTATTAATCACTAAAAATGGGGTCGGTGATACTGAAGCATACACTCCAGAACATATGAAAGAAGTTAATGGTGTTACTCCGACAGAGTTCATTGATATGAAGGCATTAATGGGCGATAATTCTGATAATTATCCAGGTGTAACAAAGGTCGGTCCTAAGACTGCTTCACGCTTAATTCAAAAGTATGGTTCAGTTGAAAAACTTTACGAACATGTGGATGAAATGAAGAAGTCCAAGTTAAAAGAGAATTTAATCAATGATAAAGATAAGGCATTTTTAGCTAAAAAATTAGCAACTATTGATCGCGATTCTCCTGTTGAAATTACTTTAGCTGATACTAAACTTCAAGATCCAAACATTGAAGATCTGCGTAATTTATATGAGCGATTAGGATTTAAGAAATTTCTATCTGAATTAGGTACCTCTGGTACTGATAGCAATAAACAAGAAATTGAAAAATATGAATATCTTGAATTAACAAAAGAAAATATTGTTGAACTAGAAAAAATTAATGAAAAAGAAGTAACTTTCTATTTAGCAATGCTTGGGGATAATTATCACTTAGCTCCAATTGAAGGATTTTCATTAAAAGTTGGCAATAAGATTTACGTTTCTAAAGATGCAGTTTTATTGCAAGAAGCCCCACTTCGTCAAATATTAGAAGATAAAGATATCAAGAAAAATGTTTTTGATATTAAAAGAACCTATGTTGGCTTACATCGATTAGATATTAAGTCAGAAGGCTTAGACTATGACATGCTTCTTGCTTCTTATCTAGTTAATAATGAAAATAATTCTAACGATCTCGGCGAAGTAGCTCATCTATATGATGATTATTCAGTAAAAACTGATCTTGAAATTTATGGTAAGGGTAAAAAGCAGGCTGTACCTGAAGATGATGAATTCTTTGAGCATTTAGCAGCTAAGGTTGCTGTAATTGAAAAGCTAAAAGAGCCGCTTCTTGCAAAATTAAAAGATCATGAACAAGATGATTTATATGAAACAATTGAAATTCCGGTTGCTTTTGTTTTGGCAAAGATGGAGATTACTGGGATTAAGGTTGAAGCATCAGTTTTGAATCAACTTGGTAATGAATTCGCCATTAAATTACAAGAATTAGAGCAAAAAATTTATCAACAAGCTGGTGAAGAGTTTAACTTAAATTCACCTAAGCAATTAGGTCACATTCTTTTTGAAAAGCTAAACTTACCACCAATTAAAAAGACCAAGACCGGATATTCAACATCTGTTGAGGTATTAGAACAATTGAAGATGAAGAGCCCAATAGTTTCAGAAATTTTGGACTACCGTCAAATTGCTAAAATTCAAAATACTTATGTTAAAGGGCTACTTGATTGTATTCAGCCTGATAGCAGAATACATACTCGTTATTTACAGACTTTGACTGCAACAGGTCGTCTTTCTTCAGTAGATCCTAATTTACAGAATATTCCAACTAGAACTGATGAAGGAAAGCAGATTAGAAAGGCTTTTGTTCCGTCAACTAAGGATGGCTATATTTTCTCTTGTGACTATTCACAGGTTGAATTAAGAGTTTTAGCTCATGTTTCTGGGGATGAACATATGCAAGAGGCGTTTAAGTCTGGCTACGATATTCACGCTCACACCGCTATGAAGATCTTCCACTTAGATTCGCCTGATGAAGTAACGCCTTTAATGCGTAGACATGCTAAGGCAGTTAACTTTGGAATCGTTTATGGGATTTCTGAGTATGGCTTATCTAAGAATTTAGGCATTAGCCGCAAACAAGCAAAGACTTTTATTGAAAACTATTTTGAACAATATCCACAAATTAAGGATTATATGGATGAAGCGATTAAAAAAGCTCGTGAGAACGGTTATGCAGAAACAATTATGCATAGAAGACGCTACTTACCAGATATCCATTCAAAGAACTTTAATGTGAGAAGTTTTGCAGAAAGAACTGCAATCAATTCACCAATTCAGGGATCAGCAGCTGACATTATTAAGATTGCAATGATCAATATGCAGAAAAAACTTGATGAACTTCATTTAAAGACTAAAATGGTTTTACAAGTGCACGATGAATTAATTTTTGATGTACCAAAAGAAGAGCTAGATACGATTAAGAAAATTGTTCCAGATGTTATGCAATCAGCAGTAAAATTAGATGTGCCATTAATTGCTGATTCTAACTGGGGTCATAATTGGTATGATGCTAAATAA
- a CDS encoding DHA2 family efflux MFS transporter permease subunit: MVKEKIPKHVLAAIFATGILSFSGVIIETSMNIAFPTLMKEFNLTTNTVQWLTSIYLLTISIIVPLSANLKTRFKTKSLFIVANLLYLSGLIIGACAPNFEFLLLGRIVEGLGTGIALPLMFNIIMEQVPKSRVGVMMGVGNMITGIAPALGPTFGGLIVTHLGWRWIFYIMIPFILISLVLGIVGIKQKSELREVKFDLLSIVLIAVFFIGMILGFSNLSTGNYLALDCLGAILIALISLGLLIYRSRKINDPILDLSLFKNKFFAAHAVGFFLIQIISLGNAFLLPNYIQLVNGNSALIAGLVVLPAGFAGAFLAPFGGSLLDRYGARRPILIGSSFMLLELLIFTIFTSRLSNLLILFVYIFYMGGMGMMMGCVMTDALDNLEKSEVTQGNAILNTLQEFAGAVGTSTTAAFVAFAQRNAGSKGTIPTAHGTHLAYIFLLVLVLIIIAIFLKFTQANKSE, from the coding sequence ATGGTTAAAGAAAAGATACCTAAACATGTTTTAGCAGCAATTTTTGCGACAGGTATTCTCTCCTTTAGTGGTGTAATTATTGAGACTTCAATGAATATTGCCTTTCCGACTTTGATGAAAGAATTTAATTTGACCACTAATACAGTTCAGTGGTTAACTTCAATCTATTTGCTGACGATATCGATTATTGTGCCTTTGTCAGCAAATTTGAAGACGCGCTTTAAGACAAAAAGTTTGTTTATTGTAGCTAATTTGCTGTATTTAAGTGGCTTGATTATCGGAGCGTGTGCGCCTAATTTTGAATTTTTATTATTGGGACGAATTGTCGAAGGATTAGGAACGGGAATTGCTCTACCATTAATGTTTAATATCATTATGGAGCAGGTTCCAAAGAGTAGAGTCGGGGTAATGATGGGTGTTGGAAATATGATCACCGGTATTGCGCCAGCTCTAGGCCCAACTTTTGGTGGGTTAATAGTAACTCATTTAGGTTGGCGCTGGATCTTTTACATTATGATTCCGTTTATTTTAATTTCTTTAGTACTTGGTATTGTAGGAATTAAACAAAAATCAGAATTGCGTGAAGTTAAGTTTGACCTTTTGAGTATTGTATTGATAGCTGTCTTCTTTATCGGGATGATTTTAGGATTCAGTAATTTAAGTACTGGTAATTATTTGGCACTTGATTGCTTAGGCGCTATTTTGATTGCTTTAATTTCGTTAGGATTGCTTATTTATCGTTCAAGAAAAATTAATGATCCGATTTTAGATTTAAGTTTGTTCAAAAATAAGTTCTTTGCAGCTCATGCTGTGGGCTTTTTCTTGATACAGATCATTTCGTTAGGAAATGCGTTTTTATTACCAAACTATATTCAATTAGTTAATGGCAATTCTGCTTTGATTGCGGGATTAGTCGTTTTACCAGCAGGTTTTGCAGGTGCATTTTTAGCACCTTTTGGAGGAAGTTTGCTAGACCGGTATGGTGCACGAAGACCAATTTTAATTGGTTCTAGTTTCATGTTATTAGAGCTACTTATCTTTACCATTTTTACAAGTCGCTTAAGTAATCTTCTTATTCTATTTGTCTATATTTTCTATATGGGCGGAATGGGAATGATGATGGGATGCGTTATGACAGATGCATTAGACAATCTAGAAAAAAGTGAAGTAACTCAAGGAAATGCAATTTTAAATACTTTACAAGAATTTGCTGGTGCGGTTGGTACTTCAACAACTGCTGCTTTTGTAGCATTTGCGCAAAGAAATGCTGGTTCAAAAGGCACAATTCCAACAGCTCATGGTACACATTTAGCTTATATTTTCTTACTGGTTCTTGTTTTGATTATTATTGCTATTTTTCTTAAGTTTACCCAAGCAAATAAAAGCGAATAG
- a CDS encoding MarR family winged helix-turn-helix transcriptional regulator encodes MEPLKKLIKQAATQIDREREIFASSLGVTGVQMSVIDFLSNHEDNTASQNEIEHEFNIKRSTTTIMLQRMEKRGLVIRIDDAKDKRKKHAQLTESALELVPQIKQYMKQDNEEVLGKLSSSDLDTITLFLENIKEGRANG; translated from the coding sequence ATGGAACCTCTGAAAAAGTTAATTAAGCAAGCAGCTACTCAGATTGATCGGGAACGTGAAATTTTTGCAAGTAGTTTAGGCGTAACTGGAGTACAAATGTCAGTGATTGATTTTTTATCTAATCATGAAGATAACACTGCTTCGCAAAATGAAATTGAGCATGAATTTAATATTAAGAGATCGACAACTACAATCATGCTTCAACGGATGGAGAAACGTGGGCTAGTTATTAGAATTGACGATGCCAAAGATAAGCGAAAAAAGCATGCGCAATTGACTGAATCTGCTTTAGAATTAGTGCCCCAAATTAAGCAATATATGAAACAAGATAATGAAGAAGTTCTAGGAAAATTATCGTCATCTGATCTTGATACCATTACATTATTTCTAGAAAATATTAAGGAAGGAAGAGCAAATGGTTAA
- a CDS encoding DUF202 domain-containing protein, translating into MTIEELRKGYVNEVNYQKKMLKNLKSWFNLFFMISAIGVVLIYYFHAKTLWLFIAGIVLFVLGALGMSVFGYGQWKGRQNLNLLIDDYQQKVTIFTKKAESK; encoded by the coding sequence ATGACAATTGAAGAGTTAAGAAAAGGCTATGTTAACGAAGTTAATTATCAAAAAAAGATGCTAAAAAATTTGAAATCTTGGTTTAATTTGTTTTTTATGATTAGTGCAATTGGAGTTGTATTAATTTATTACTTCCATGCTAAAACTCTTTGGTTGTTTATTGCAGGAATTGTCCTCTTTGTATTAGGAGCTTTGGGCATGTCGGTCTTTGGCTATGGACAATGGAAGGGCCGACAAAATTTAAACTTGTTGATAGATGACTATCAACAAAAAGTAACTATTTTCACGAAAAAAGCAGAATCTAAATAA
- a CDS encoding PTS system mannose/fructose/sorbose family transporter subunit IID: MDEKKISHKTLNKSFNLWFWGALTCFSQEQMQTFGYLASMLPIIKELYPDKKEQQENIHAYTAFFNTNPMLGSVIIGTTASLEEARANGKGIDGETINDMRAGLMGPIAGIGDSLIDGTLIPILLGIALGMSRNGSPVGAIFYIIAWSLIAYFGQRFLYFRGYKLGDKAVDILVGTQGKAIRKAISIVGGMVVGGVLASWVSVTTSLKLRDSSGRVFMDLQKQLDNIYPGLLTVIVTFLCWWLMAKKHVSAIWTMIILIGVAFLGVLVGFFNPGLSY; encoded by the coding sequence ATGGATGAAAAGAAGATTAGTCACAAAACATTAAATAAATCCTTTAACTTATGGTTCTGGGGAGCATTAACATGTTTCTCACAAGAACAAATGCAGACATTTGGATACTTAGCTTCAATGTTGCCAATTATTAAGGAATTGTACCCAGATAAGAAAGAGCAACAAGAAAATATTCATGCTTATACAGCTTTCTTTAACACTAACCCTATGTTAGGTTCAGTTATTATTGGTACTACTGCTAGTTTGGAAGAAGCTCGTGCAAACGGCAAGGGTATTGATGGTGAAACTATTAACGACATGCGTGCTGGTTTAATGGGACCAATTGCTGGTATTGGTGACTCATTGATTGATGGTACTTTAATCCCTATTCTTTTAGGTATTGCCTTAGGGATGTCAAGAAATGGTTCACCAGTTGGTGCTATTTTCTACATTATTGCTTGGAGTTTAATTGCTTACTTTGGTCAACGTTTCTTATACTTCCGTGGATATAAGTTAGGTGATAAAGCCGTTGATATCTTAGTCGGTACTCAAGGTAAAGCAATTCGTAAAGCTATTTCTATTGTTGGTGGAATGGTAGTTGGTGGTGTTCTTGCAAGTTGGGTAAGTGTTACAACATCATTGAAATTACGTGACTCAAGTGGTCGTGTATTTATGGACTTGCAAAAGCAGCTTGATAATATTTATCCTGGCTTACTTACCGTTATTGTTACCTTCTTATGTTGGTGGTTAATGGCTAAGAAACATGTTTCAGCTATTTGGACAATGATTATTTTAATTGGAGTTGCCTTCTTAGGTGTACTAGTTGGCTTCTTCAACCCAGGTTTATCATACTAA
- a CDS encoding PTS mannose/fructose/sorbose/N-acetylgalactosamine transporter subunit IIC yields MTISWLQACIFGLLACLCSNSCMAGQAIGNYMIGRPLVGGLICGIVMGNVPLGIACGVATQLVYIALVTPGGTVSADVRAISYIGIPLAMVAISSRGLSPFSSQAANMAKSLGTLVGTIGSVLFYSVAFLNLVWQSFGWKDIENNKLDRLYAVNFGWPWVSHLIFSFLPTVLMTHFGAQGVTALRNALPMDGIPMKTLFTVGAMLPCVGIAILLRQIVNKSVDFIPFLVGFTLAASLKLNLVSITVVSLLFAVIMYEIEMTKAKPAPAATNTNTTTDDDDEEDEDI; encoded by the coding sequence ATGACGATAAGTTGGTTACAAGCCTGTATATTTGGCCTATTAGCATGTTTATGTTCAAACTCTTGTATGGCTGGTCAAGCCATTGGTAACTACATGATTGGTCGTCCATTAGTTGGAGGATTAATTTGTGGAATTGTAATGGGAAATGTTCCATTAGGTATTGCTTGTGGTGTTGCTACACAACTTGTTTACATTGCTTTGGTAACACCAGGTGGTACTGTTTCAGCCGATGTTCGTGCTATTTCTTATATTGGTATTCCTTTAGCAATGGTTGCTATTAGTTCTAGAGGCTTAAGTCCATTCAGCAGTCAAGCTGCTAACATGGCTAAGTCACTAGGTACTTTAGTTGGTACTATCGGTTCAGTTCTATTTTACTCAGTTGCATTCCTTAACTTGGTTTGGCAATCATTTGGTTGGAAAGATATTGAAAATAATAAATTAGATAGATTATATGCAGTCAACTTTGGTTGGCCATGGGTTTCACACTTAATCTTCTCATTCTTACCAACTGTTTTAATGACTCACTTTGGAGCACAAGGTGTTACTGCCTTACGTAACGCCCTTCCTATGGATGGTATTCCAATGAAAACTTTGTTTACTGTTGGTGCCATGCTTCCATGTGTTGGTATTGCTATTTTGCTCCGTCAGATTGTTAACAAGTCAGTAGACTTTATTCCATTTTTAGTTGGTTTTACATTAGCTGCTTCATTGAAGTTGAACTTAGTTTCAATCACTGTAGTTTCTCTCTTATTCGCTGTAATTATGTACGAAATTGAAATGACAAAAGCAAAGCCTGCTCCAGCAGCAACTAATACAAATACAACGACAGATGATGACGATGAGGAAGACGAGGATATTTAA
- a CDS encoding PTS sugar transporter subunit IIB, translated as MTVSLVRIDDRMIHGLITTRWAKEVPCDGIIAVNDKAHDNPILKEAYKSAAEGQGKKCFVWTMEHFKKVQDKVLASNTRYFLITKNPLDMKTILVDWGFKPSDVDEVIVGPGNDRPGAIKLGDNQSFTQEEGDAFEAMADKGYKIHFALLPDKQIGYWDKFKGKFGY; from the coding sequence ATGACTGTATCACTTGTTAGAATTGATGACCGTATGATCCATGGATTAATTACTACTCGTTGGGCAAAAGAAGTTCCATGTGATGGAATTATTGCCGTAAATGATAAAGCTCATGATAATCCTATTTTAAAGGAAGCTTACAAGTCAGCAGCTGAAGGTCAGGGCAAAAAGTGTTTTGTTTGGACTATGGAACACTTTAAGAAGGTTCAAGATAAAGTTTTAGCTTCAAATACACGTTACTTTTTGATTACTAAGAATCCTCTTGATATGAAGACTATCTTAGTTGACTGGGGATTTAAGCCAAGCGATGTTGATGAAGTAATCGTTGGACCAGGTAATGATCGTCCAGGTGCTATTAAGTTAGGCGACAACCAATCATTTACTCAAGAAGAAGGAGATGCCTTTGAAGCAATGGCTGACAAGGGATACAAGATTCACTTTGCACTTCTTCCTGATAAGCAAATTGGTTACTGGGATAAATTCAAGGGTAAGTTTGGTTATTAA
- a CDS encoding PTS sugar transporter subunit IIA: MKNLILVSHGKFAEGLKTSLDMFAGDAIERVHTSCLYNGESAGDFKKKVNDFFDKHEFSSEDEFIILADIIGGSPLTTFLSVFSERGLMDKSVVLGGMNFTMALTATVSLDTMSKEDIAKNALDEAKQALKQYEITPDNSSDDDDDI, from the coding sequence GTGAAAAATTTGATTTTAGTTTCTCATGGTAAATTTGCGGAGGGACTCAAGACTTCCTTAGACATGTTTGCTGGAGATGCAATCGAGCGAGTCCATACATCGTGCCTATATAACGGAGAATCAGCTGGCGATTTTAAGAAAAAGGTCAATGATTTCTTTGATAAGCATGAATTTAGTTCAGAAGATGAATTTATAATTTTAGCCGATATTATTGGTGGAAGTCCATTAACTACATTTTTAAGCGTCTTTTCTGAAAGAGGATTAATGGATAAAAGTGTCGTTCTGGGTGGCATGAATTTCACCATGGCTTTAACTGCAACTGTTTCTTTAGACACAATGAGTAAAGAAGATATTGCAAAAAATGCTTTAGATGAAGCCAAGCAAGCATTAAAGCAATACGAAATTACACCAGATAATAGTTCAGACGATGATGATGATATTTAG
- a CDS encoding substrate-binding domain-containing protein translates to MKKIYAVSKIIFPILIIGIIIYLFYAQPFGHKPLRFGSTYMTMNNDFYQTLNEPIANEIDDKNDILYSRNPELSVNNQVTEIENFIKSDVKAIFINPVDGTSPKLIKALKKAHQAGIKIIVVDSQIKDSTDYVDCTIRSNNYQAGVLCAKELMANQKSANILILQQPTAISVVDRIKGFEDTIKNNKNFHIVDKINTTGQSENSYPKVQRYLKQGKNFDTIMSLNDKTAVGALAAINSINENKKFSIYSIDGSENIKKMISNKNSKIKATVAQSPLQIGKVAVKVAYKLVNHQKVPKEIILPVKLITSKNIKKYNITGWQ, encoded by the coding sequence ATGAAAAAAATATATGCAGTAAGTAAAATAATCTTTCCAATATTGATCATTGGGATAATTATCTATCTCTTCTATGCCCAGCCATTTGGTCACAAGCCATTAAGATTCGGCAGTACCTATATGACAATGAATAACGATTTTTATCAAACACTAAATGAGCCAATTGCTAATGAAATTGACGATAAAAATGACATCCTTTACAGCAGAAATCCAGAACTGAGCGTTAATAATCAAGTTACCGAAATAGAAAATTTTATTAAAAGCGATGTTAAGGCCATTTTTATCAATCCTGTTGATGGCACATCCCCTAAGTTAATTAAGGCATTAAAAAAAGCCCATCAAGCGGGCATTAAAATTATCGTCGTGGATAGTCAAATCAAAGATTCAACTGATTATGTCGACTGCACTATTCGATCGAATAACTATCAAGCTGGAGTTCTTTGTGCAAAAGAACTAATGGCAAATCAAAAAAGTGCTAATATCCTTATTTTGCAGCAACCAACTGCTATTTCTGTTGTTGATCGAATTAAGGGATTTGAAGATACAATTAAAAATAATAAAAATTTCCATATTGTAGATAAAATCAATACTACTGGGCAATCGGAAAACAGTTATCCTAAGGTTCAAAGGTATCTTAAACAGGGGAAAAATTTCGACACAATTATGTCGCTAAATGATAAGACCGCTGTCGGAGCTTTAGCAGCTATTAATTCTATTAATGAAAACAAAAAATTTTCTATCTATAGTATTGATGGTTCAGAAAATATCAAAAAGATGATTAGTAATAAAAATTCTAAAATTAAGGCCACTGTCGCTCAATCACCTCTTCAAATAGGAAAAGTTGCCGTTAAGGTCGCTTATAAGCTCGTAAACCATCAAAAAGTTCCAAAAGAAATCATCCTGCCAGTCAAGCTCATAACATCTAAAAATATTAAAAAATATAATATTACGGGGTGGCAATAA
- a CDS encoding sensor histidine kinase — protein MKFKYLVTMRHFMVTLNFIIISFIGAQFLLITQYILNHQLSSELLSTLVRVPDSPIILFSECIISYSLLVLVMYLLYHHHFSTQNTLLLLVLEFILAFVIFFAVRMNYNGIFLLVFIDLLLTYRNLPTIQSYCFWGISGIIFLLLFSFSNYSLLGVFFKMPSLNTYLDFLPIQFRSILVFFNNFLVSLNLITFICICLGYVIYILNRTHVVQSKLHSMQKANDELKSYAAMSEKIAQDHERKRIARDIHDTVGHTLTGVAAGIDAAMVLIDINPEAAKNQLQKISTAIKQGLKEVRQVLNQLRPDALKSYTLESALNKMLKEYSDISHIKINFNYSWGEVDFQKTTENIIFRVIEETVTNSLRHGHATKIWINCTTTDSSYILSIHNNGKSEANIKPGYGITQMKERLAIINGTVEFDGKKGFTTLVKFPKVGV, from the coding sequence ATGAAGTTTAAATATTTAGTAACTATGCGTCACTTTATGGTGACTTTAAATTTTATTATCATTTCTTTTATTGGAGCCCAGTTTCTCTTAATTACCCAATATATTCTTAATCATCAATTAAGTTCCGAGCTTTTATCTACTTTAGTACGCGTTCCAGATTCTCCCATAATTTTATTTAGTGAATGCATTATTTCTTATAGTTTGTTAGTTCTAGTGATGTATCTTCTTTATCATCATCATTTTTCTACTCAAAATACACTTTTATTACTTGTGCTTGAATTTATTCTTGCCTTTGTTATCTTTTTCGCAGTTAGAATGAACTATAATGGTATTTTTTTACTAGTTTTTATCGACTTATTATTAACTTATAGAAACTTACCTACTATTCAAAGCTACTGTTTTTGGGGAATTTCAGGAATAATCTTTCTTCTTTTATTTTCTTTTTCAAATTATTCTCTTTTGGGTGTCTTCTTTAAAATGCCTAGTTTAAATACTTATCTAGATTTTCTTCCCATTCAGTTTCGCTCAATTCTTGTTTTCTTTAACAATTTTCTTGTTTCATTAAATCTAATTACATTTATTTGCATTTGTCTTGGCTACGTAATTTATATTTTAAATCGAACTCATGTAGTTCAATCAAAATTGCATAGCATGCAAAAAGCTAACGATGAACTTAAAAGCTATGCAGCAATGTCTGAAAAAATTGCTCAAGATCATGAAAGGAAAAGAATCGCCCGTGATATTCATGATACAGTCGGCCACACTTTAACTGGAGTGGCTGCAGGAATTGATGCTGCCATGGTATTAATTGATATCAATCCTGAAGCAGCTAAGAATCAACTGCAAAAAATATCTACTGCAATTAAGCAAGGATTAAAAGAAGTAAGGCAAGTTTTAAATCAGCTACGTCCTGATGCTTTAAAGAGTTATACTCTAGAATCTGCTTTGAATAAAATGTTAAAAGAATACAGCGATATTTCTCACATCAAGATAAATTTTAATTATTCATGGGGAGAAGTAGATTTTCAAAAAACGACTGAAAATATAATTTTCCGCGTAATCGAAGAAACAGTTACTAATTCTTTACGTCATGGACATGCAACAAAAATTTGGATTAACTGCACTACTACTGATTCTTCATATATTTTATCAATTCATAATAACGGTAAAAGCGAAGCAAATATCAAGCCTGGTTACGGTATTACTCAAATGAAAGAGCGACTAGCAATTATTAACGGAACAGTTGAGTTTGATGGTAAAAAAGGTTTTACTACACTTGTAAAATTTCCTAAGGTAGGTGTTTAA
- a CDS encoding response regulator transcription factor: protein MIKILIADDQQLIRDSIKIILESNNDFTVTDTVGNGKEVLDSIQKNKPDIILMDVRMPVMDGTVCTKYVKEKYPDIKVIILTTFDDDDFIFSALKYGASGYLLKGGSPSDLFTAIRTVAQGGAMINPDITEKVFKLFSKMAQSNYAISVDDKETKDFSKSEWCVIQQVGLGLSNKEIATKLFLSEGTVRNYISKILEKLDLRDRTQLAIWAVQTGVTSENIDQK from the coding sequence ATGATTAAAATACTAATTGCGGATGATCAACAATTAATTAGAGATTCAATCAAAATTATTTTAGAAAGTAATAACGATTTTACCGTCACTGATACAGTCGGTAACGGTAAAGAAGTTTTAGATAGCATACAAAAAAATAAGCCGGACATTATTTTAATGGACGTTAGAATGCCAGTAATGGATGGAACAGTTTGTACAAAATACGTTAAAGAAAAATATCCTGATATTAAAGTAATTATTTTAACTACGTTTGACGATGATGACTTTATTTTTAGTGCCTTAAAGTATGGGGCTTCGGGCTATTTATTAAAAGGTGGTTCCCCTTCTGATTTATTCACAGCAATTCGCACTGTTGCCCAAGGCGGAGCAATGATTAATCCTGATATTACAGAGAAAGTCTTTAAACTGTTTTCAAAAATGGCTCAATCAAATTACGCTATTTCAGTTGATGATAAAGAAACAAAAGATTTTTCTAAAAGCGAATGGTGTGTAATTCAACAGGTTGGTCTAGGCTTATCAAACAAAGAAATTGCCACTAAATTATTTCTTTCTGAGGGAACTGTAAGAAACTACATCTCTAAAATATTGGAAAAGTTAGATTTACGTGATAGAACTCAATTAGCAATTTGGGCCGTTCAAACAGGTGTTACTAGTGAAAATATCGATCAGAAGTAA